The proteins below are encoded in one region of Ornithinimicrobium avium:
- a CDS encoding aspartate-semialdehyde dehydrogenase, producing the protein MTHETAYAGRHLHLAVVGATGQVGGVLRTLLSERAFPVASIRYFASARSAGSELPWEGSVNGLEGYDAPRQIVVEDVETADLSGIDVALFSAGGGASRVHAPRFAEAGAVVVDNSSAWRMDERVPLVVSEVNPDALQLAVRDGGARIVANPNCTTMAAMPVLAPLHAQAGLERLRVATYQAVSGSGVAGVDELGGQVREAVEGDSRIEDLAHDGSAVALPAPEAYVAPIAFNVVALAGDLVEDGETSEEVKLRTESRKILGIPGLAVAGTCVRVPVFTGHSLALHAEFARPITPEQATKLLADAPGVELADLPTPLTAAGKDASYVGRIRVDQSVPDGRGLVMFVSNDNLRKGAALNTVQLAETLLERDLV; encoded by the coding sequence ATGACGCACGAGACGGCATACGCGGGCAGGCATCTGCACCTGGCGGTGGTCGGCGCCACGGGCCAGGTCGGCGGGGTGCTGCGCACGCTCCTTTCCGAGCGCGCCTTCCCGGTGGCTTCGATCCGCTACTTCGCCTCGGCGCGCTCCGCGGGCTCCGAGCTGCCCTGGGAGGGCTCGGTCAACGGCCTCGAGGGGTATGACGCACCTCGCCAGATCGTGGTCGAGGACGTCGAGACCGCGGACCTCTCCGGCATCGACGTGGCCCTCTTCTCCGCCGGCGGCGGGGCGTCGCGAGTCCACGCGCCACGCTTCGCCGAGGCCGGGGCCGTGGTCGTCGACAACTCCTCCGCCTGGCGGATGGACGAGCGCGTGCCCCTGGTCGTCAGCGAGGTCAACCCCGACGCCCTGCAGCTGGCGGTCCGCGACGGCGGCGCGCGCATCGTCGCCAACCCCAACTGCACCACGATGGCCGCCATGCCGGTGCTGGCTCCGCTGCACGCGCAGGCCGGCCTCGAGCGGCTGCGCGTGGCGACCTACCAGGCCGTGTCCGGCTCGGGCGTCGCCGGTGTCGACGAGCTGGGAGGGCAGGTGCGCGAGGCCGTGGAGGGCGACTCCCGCATCGAGGATCTGGCGCACGACGGGTCCGCGGTCGCCCTCCCCGCGCCCGAGGCCTACGTGGCACCGATCGCTTTCAACGTCGTCGCGCTCGCCGGCGACCTCGTCGAGGACGGGGAGACCTCCGAGGAGGTCAAGCTGCGCACCGAGTCGCGCAAGATCCTGGGGATCCCCGGGCTCGCCGTGGCCGGGACGTGCGTCAGGGTCCCGGTCTTCACCGGTCACAGCCTGGCCCTGCACGCGGAGTTCGCGCGGCCGATCACCCCTGAACAGGCGACGAAGCTGCTCGCGGACGCTCCGGGCGTCGAGCTGGCGGACCTGCCCACCCCGCTGACCGCTGCTGGGAAGGACGCCTCCTACGTCGGCCGGATCCGGGTCGACCAGAGTGTGCCGGACGGACGTGGGTTGGTGATGTTCGTCAGCAACGACAACCTCCGTAAGGGAGCTGCGCTCAACACCGTTCAGCTCGCCGAGACGCTGCTCGAGCGCGACCTCGTCTGA
- a CDS encoding aspartate kinase has protein sequence MALLVMKFGGSSVSDAAAMSRVARRVVAVREAGDQVAVVVSAMGDTTDELLDLAAQVAPGVPPEREMDMLLSAGERMSMALLAMAVQQLGVPARSFTGWMAGMRTDTAHGSARLLDVQPARVRRALDEGSVAIVAGFQGISTDDDVTTLGRGGSDTTAVALAAALDADVCEIYTDVDGLYTADPRIVPSARRVTRLTIEETLEMAAHGAKILHLRAVEYARRFNVPLHVRSSFSDQEGTRILTGRPLTEDTMEEPIISGIAHDRSLGKVTAVGIPDRPGAAAAVVGAVARAGVSVDMIVQNVSTSDAATSDISFTIPEADGRTTVAAVRALQDEMGFADVLYTSHVGKLSLIGAGMRSNPSVASRLFAALADAGVNIEMISTSEIRISVICDQVDLEDAVRAVHTAFELDADEDAVVYGGTGR, from the coding sequence ATGGCCCTGCTCGTGATGAAGTTCGGCGGTTCGTCGGTCAGCGACGCCGCGGCGATGTCCCGTGTCGCCCGTCGGGTCGTCGCTGTCCGTGAGGCCGGCGACCAGGTCGCCGTCGTGGTGTCGGCGATGGGAGACACCACCGACGAGCTGCTCGACCTGGCCGCCCAGGTCGCCCCGGGGGTCCCGCCCGAGCGCGAGATGGACATGCTCCTCTCCGCCGGGGAACGCATGTCGATGGCTCTGCTCGCGATGGCGGTCCAGCAGCTCGGGGTGCCGGCCCGGAGCTTCACCGGCTGGATGGCTGGCATGCGCACGGACACCGCCCACGGCAGCGCCCGGCTGCTCGACGTGCAGCCGGCCCGCGTGCGCCGGGCGCTGGACGAGGGCAGCGTCGCGATCGTCGCCGGGTTCCAGGGCATCTCCACCGACGACGACGTGACCACCCTCGGCCGCGGCGGCTCCGACACGACGGCGGTCGCGCTGGCCGCAGCGCTCGACGCCGACGTCTGCGAGATCTACACCGACGTCGACGGGCTCTACACCGCCGACCCGCGCATCGTGCCCAGCGCCCGCCGCGTCACCCGGCTCACCATCGAGGAGACCCTCGAGATGGCCGCCCACGGCGCCAAGATCCTGCACCTTCGCGCCGTCGAGTACGCGCGCAGGTTCAACGTCCCGCTCCATGTCCGCAGCAGCTTCTCCGACCAGGAGGGCACGCGGATCCTGACCGGCCGACCCCTGACGGAGGACACCATGGAAGAACCGATCATCTCCGGGATCGCGCACGACCGGTCGCTGGGGAAGGTGACCGCTGTCGGCATACCCGACCGGCCGGGCGCCGCCGCCGCCGTCGTCGGCGCCGTCGCCCGCGCAGGGGTGTCCGTCGACATGATCGTCCAGAACGTGTCGACCTCGGACGCCGCCACCTCGGACATCTCCTTCACGATTCCCGAGGCCGACGGACGCACGACCGTGGCCGCCGTCCGCGCGCTGCAGGACGAGATGGGCTTCGCCGACGTCCTCTACACCAGCCACGTGGGCAAGCTGTCGCTCATCGGCGCCGGTATGCGGTCCAACCCCTCGGTCGCCTCCCGGCTGTTCGCCGCGCTGGCTGACGCGGGGGTCAACATCGAGATGATCAGCACCTCCGAGATCCGCATCTCGGTGATCTGCGACCAGGTCGACCTGGAGGATGCGGTCAGGGCGGTGCACACGGCGTTCGAGCTGGACGCCGACGAGGACGCCGTGGTCTACGGCGGGACAGGACGATGA
- the recA gene encoding recombinase RecA: MAQIEKQHGKGSIMRLGDEDRPPIQVIPTGAIALDVALGVGGLPRGRVVEIYGPESSGKTTVALHAVANAQRAGGIAAFIDAEHALDPEYAKNLGVDTDALLVSQPDTGEQALEIADMLIRSGALDIVVIDSVAALVPRAEIEGEMGDSHVGLQARLMSQALRKITGALSTTGTTAIFINQLREKIGVMFGSPETTTGGKALKFYASVRIDVRRIETLKDGTDAVGNRTRAKIVKNKVSPPFKLAEFDILYGQGISREGGLIDMGVEHGFVRKSGAWYTYEGDQMGQGKENARQFLKDNPDLADEIDSKIKTKLGIGVPRPAAADDLPAGVDPVTGEVSVDF, encoded by the coding sequence ATGGCGCAGATCGAGAAGCAGCACGGCAAGGGCTCGATCATGCGGCTGGGGGACGAGGACCGGCCGCCGATCCAGGTGATCCCGACCGGGGCGATCGCGCTCGACGTCGCGCTCGGCGTCGGCGGTCTCCCGCGCGGTCGCGTGGTGGAGATCTACGGTCCGGAGTCCAGCGGCAAGACCACCGTCGCTCTGCACGCCGTCGCCAACGCCCAGCGTGCCGGCGGCATCGCCGCCTTCATCGACGCCGAGCACGCGCTCGACCCGGAGTACGCCAAGAATCTCGGGGTGGACACCGACGCGCTGCTGGTCAGCCAGCCGGACACGGGCGAGCAGGCGCTGGAGATCGCGGACATGCTGATCCGCTCCGGCGCGCTGGACATCGTCGTCATCGACTCGGTGGCGGCGCTGGTCCCGCGGGCGGAGATCGAGGGCGAGATGGGCGACAGCCACGTCGGTCTCCAGGCGCGACTGATGTCGCAGGCCCTGCGCAAGATCACCGGGGCGCTGAGCACGACCGGCACGACCGCGATCTTCATCAACCAGCTGCGCGAGAAGATCGGCGTCATGTTCGGCAGTCCGGAGACGACCACGGGCGGCAAGGCGCTGAAGTTCTACGCCTCGGTGCGCATCGACGTGCGCCGTATCGAGACGCTGAAGGACGGCACGGACGCGGTCGGCAACCGCACGCGCGCCAAGATCGTCAAGAACAAGGTGTCCCCGCCGTTCAAGCTGGCGGAGTTCGACATCCTCTACGGGCAGGGCATCTCCCGCGAGGGCGGGCTGATCGACATGGGCGTGGAGCACGGCTTCGTGCGCAAGTCCGGCGCCTGGTACACCTACGAGGGCGACCAGATGGGGCAGGGCAAGGAGAACGCCCGCCAGTTCCTCAAGGACAACCCCGACCTCGCCGACGAGATCGACAGCAAGATCAAGACCAAGCTCGGCATCGGCGTCCCCCGCCCTGCAGCCGCCGACGACCTCCCGGCCGGGGTGGACCCGGTCACCGGTGAGGTCTCGGTCGACTTCTGA